A single region of the Cryptococcus decagattii chromosome 4, complete sequence genome encodes:
- a CDS encoding DNA replication complex GINS protein PSF1 has product MYGDLALQLVNSSHRTTLSSTPQLPLPKYALPLILSICLETRQLGASIASLAESHGQLSLTQDRGLVCNLTVQHLAARRNKRCLLAYLATRVGGIKERWWDAGGGLAYLLSPAASASVNPEADAPDLRSALSPQELDFLRGYNNLMLDYKSDFLDVLDLTAGIEKPPGELMVDVRVVKDAGEVFLDSGERVDFRKGQRFRLERAQVERLIIQGYLEEV; this is encoded by the coding sequence ATGTACGGCGACCTCGCATTGCAGCTCGTCAACTCCTCCCACCGCACAACACTCTCTTCCACACCGCAACTTCCTCTGCCCAAATACGCTCTCCCTCTTATCCTTTCTATCTGCCTCGAAACACGGCAATTGGGCGCGTCCATTGCGTCTTTAGCAGAGTCTCACGGCCAACTATCCCTGACACAAGATCGTGGTCTGGTGTGCAACCTTACTGTCCAACATCTAGCGGCGAGGAGGAATAAAAGATGTCTGCTGGCGTATCTGGCGACTAGGGTGGGAGGAATTAAAGAGAGATGGTGGGAcgctggaggaggattgGCATATCTGCTTAGTCCCGCTGCAAGCGCAAGTGTCAATCCTGAGGCGGACGCTCCAGATCTACGCTCGGCTCTGAGTCCTCAAGAACTTGACTTTTTGAGAGGATATAACAACCTTATGCTTGACTACAAGAGCGATTTCCTAGACGTACTGGACTTGACAGCAGGAATAGAGAAGCCGCCTGGGGAATTAATGGTCGATGTGAGAGTTGTGAAGGATGCTGGAGAGGTGTTTCTTGATAGCGGAGAAAGGGTCGATTTCAGGAAGGGTCAAAGGTTCAGATTGGAAAGAGCACAGGTGGAAAGGTTAATCATACAAGGGTACTTGGAGGAGGTGTAG